In Torulaspora globosa chromosome 1, complete sequence, a genomic segment contains:
- the RAD30 gene encoding DNA-directed DNA polymerase eta (ancestral locus Anc_5.523) produces MSKYKWKDLTKLKSPSMAYDSPLSVLCHIDVNCFYAQVEAIRCGYTKEDPVVCVQWNSIVAVSYAARKYGISRMITIQEAMKKTDKLIPIHTAVFKKGEDFWQYHDGWGPWNPDKDKRLPSSDYKISLDPYRRESRKIFKIFTEYCDLAEKASVDEVFLDIARLCLQSLMCSEQLIPGKENPETIQLMQAKFKDESYDGNQFLPAVPGELKELPFIGDVYNPEDLPLIEDWDDVLFALGSRIAQELRDEIKQTLGYTTSCGLASTKNVCKLASNFKKPDAQTIIKNSCVNTFLDNGKFEITTFWSLGGILGKELIQILKLPQQGSNGYVRENWPTRDSLRKSLSRAVRESPSTSSTIIDASRTNEIADKLYDLVRGQYRVAVTPQTIVKSMMSNKNMTGQACSGLADCFSWLEVFAGELAGRVHELEQEYDKIIRPRTIHILVRAKSGDTHSKSGPFVQNGAKISSQDLLKAGAKLVAELDAKFARGKEHSFYPLININMSISNLDVVDCRKSVIDMFGNQASVQGRQRKANVGNNQSASLANEPFKENWCDECNKTFETSREFQEHADYHIALALSEKMNGTNDCSRRLTFGEKRLLMRRNAPEPPSKRRSKPKSKTAGSSSDIFKYFKKE; encoded by the coding sequence ATGTCCAAATACAAATGGAAGGACTTGACGAAACTGAAGTCACCTAGCATGGCTTATGACTCGCCGCTTTCAGTGCTGTGTCATATAGATGTAAACTGTTTTTATGCCCAGGTAGAGGCTATCCGTTGTGGTTATACGAAAGAGGACCCTGTTGTGTGTGTTCAGTGGAACTCCATAGTGGCTGTCTCATACGCTGCTCGAAAATACGGTATCAGCAGAATGATTACGATTCAAGAAGCTATGAAAAAGACTGATAAATTGATTCCCATTCACACTGCTgttttcaagaagggcGAGGATTTCTGGCAGTATCATGATGGATGGGGACCTTGGAACCCTGACAAGGATAAAAGGCTGCCGTCTTCAGACTACAAGATATCTCTAGATCCATACCGGAGAGAGAGCCggaagatcttcaagatcttcacAGAGTATTGCGATTTGGCCGAGAAGGCGAGTGTGGATGAGGTATTCTTGGATATCGCAAGACTTTGCTTACAGAGCTTAATGTGTAGCGAGCAGCTCATACCAGGGAAGGAAAATCCCGAGACAATTCAGCTCATGCAGGCGAAATTCAAAGACGAAAGTTACGACGGAAACCAGTTTTTGCCGGCTGTACCCGGAGAACTTAAAGAGTTACCATTTATTGGAGACGTGTATAATCCCGAAGACCTACCATTAATCGAGGACTGGGATGATGTTCTCTTTGCCCTTGGATCGCGAATAGCACAAGAGCTTAGAGACGAAATTAAACAAACCCTTGGGTACACAACTTCCTGCGGGTTAGCAAGCACCAAGAATGTGTGTAAACTAGCGtccaatttcaagaagCCCGATGCACAGACTATAATCAAGAACAGCTGCGTGAATACCTTTCTGGATAACGGTAAATTCGAAATAACAACATTCTGGTCGCTAGGGGGAATACTGGGCAAGGAGCTCATCCAAATTCTGAAGTTGCCTCAGCAAGGTAGCAACGGCTATGTAAGAGAAAATTGGCCCACAAGAGATAGTCTCAGAAAGTCGCTGAGTAGAGCGGTCAGAGAATCTCCGTCTACTTCGAGCACCATAATCGACGCATCAAGAACAAATGAAATCGCCGACAAGCTTTATGATTTGGTTCGGGGACAGTACCGGGTTGCGGTGACGCCGCAGACGATTGTAAAATCAATGATGTCGAATAAAAATATGACTGGTCAGGCATGCAGTGGTTTGGCTGATTGCTTTTCTTGGCTCGAAGTCTTCGCTGGCGAGCTAGCTGGAAGAGTTCACGAGCTCGAGCAAGAATACGATAAGATAATACGACCGCGAACTATTCACATTTTGGTTAGAGCGAAATCGGGCGACACGCATAGCAAATCAGGTCCATTTGTTCAGAACGGTGCCAAGATAAGCAGTCAAGATCTTCTAAAAGCGGGAGCTAAGCTTGTGGCAGAGTTGGACGCTAAGTTCGCTCGAGGAAAGGAGCATTCATTCTACCCGTTAATAAACATTAATATGTCTATTTCCAATCTGGATGTTGTTGACTGCAGGAAATCTGTGATCGACATGTTCGGCAACCAAGCAAGCGTTCAGGGTCGACAAAGAAAGGCAAATGTGGGGAATAATCAGTCAGCTTCGCTTGCCAATGAACccttcaaagaaaattgGTGCGATGAGTGTAATAAAACTTTCGAGACGAGCCGGGAGTTTCAGGAGCATGCAGACTATCATATCGCTCTAGCCCTCTCTGAGAAAATGAACGGCACAAACGACTGCTCTAGGCGTCTAACCTTCGGCGAGAAACGGCTtttgatgagaagaaaCGCCCCGGAGCCACCAAGTAAGAGAAGATCCAAACCCAAGAGCAAGACCGCTGGGTCTTCGAGTGATatcttcaagtatttcaagaaagaatGA
- the HKR1 gene encoding Hkr1p (ancestral locus Anc_5.524): MELDSQSTEQPSTFAALTLSSLTSLALTVTPGISSLQSLPTTDLTTKPQASSLHDTGKSEPMSLIQSTIQPTASASGIEQVNSYQVSEPRSTSSSATTDIQASAPISISGSFGQESKTVDSFDSLQPTRLIHSSAKLSATPSTASTQGSQNGDYSLTSTNARSEPSSESAVSPVGSSQGSDDLAYPKSSQAATVTQNLGMTTESMGALTTIAASSTASMTTGTWWLPSSIEIQSQTSNAGTSSFNPSVTAILPHVIAPQSTVIPAPGTTKITIGFDRELNFEFLVDHPQSSAQIFAFLPSVLVYPFSANQIKDFNGSKNRNGKFIATCVQSGTTTVAPDSYSFQEIGINLKQTNEYSFVNVSDVTVIEIQPMTLKQRNYLLSIAVVYFPDDFVSELQSYITNTTSGLYHNPNPTLYALAQLIDPSIPLTGLVDGSAGGSSPVSSQDPHSHSQPDASKASSSDGESGSLESTVNSQITFAITKRLVAYLICLVFGTLLWIVASLLMHRYVQNVRNRGANMPIIIEDYEKREYLSADVTSLHSAISSAPNCNGNITQRINKEAASDQHLPGDLVITGDNTVYSVSHDLEYYVAEDGSFYYAGALDSTTDGNESTKHTSPDMEDIDDFLYSAEQQRSSLAMNETSYDIGSLEIDDEGNFVVSDPSEEIEPIALETDNSETVESYNNRNLYKMTETTNSYQSSNEAAQPTDTREASDPSWPIQRFGHGSISRAAYGTYSTDNSDNVAQYLPGGDSIDEYLYDGLIDDFSASGPLEVQIDEMDDDVIDIHVNDLDELDEEMYRRLSKLMEHQQNNESGNLHISNVIAAKAQRSEIKPRSSGRRNDFQF; this comes from the coding sequence ATGGAGTTGGATTCGCAAAGTACAGAACAGCCTAGTACGTTTGCAGCTTTAACACTCTCATCGTTGACTTCCCTTGCGCTAACAGTGACGCCTGGTATCTCTTCACTTCAAAGCTTGCCAACTACCGATTTAACAACAAAGCCGCAAGCATCAAGTTTGCACGATACTGGTAAAAGTGAGCCAATGAGCTTGATTCAAAGTACCATCCAACCAACCGCCTCAGCCTCTGGGATCGAACAGGTGAATTCCTACCAAGTTTCTGAGCCACGATCAACTAGCAGCAGTGCCACTACGGACATTCAGGCGAGCGCACCAATTTCGATATCCGGTAGCTTTGGGCAGGAATCAAAAACGGTCGATTCATTCGACAGCCTGCAACCAACCCGCCTCATTCATTCAAGTGCGAAACTCAGCGCCACTCCTTCTACCGCTTCAACCCAAGGAAGCCAAAACGGTGATTACAGTTTGACATCGACTAACGCCAGGTCAGAACCTTCAAGTGAAAGCGCAGTTTCGCCGGTCGGCTCCTCACAAGGCTCGGATGACTTGGCATATCCAAAATCTTCACAGGCAGCCACGGTCACGCAAAACTTGGGTATGACCACCGAGTCTATGGGTGCGTTGACTACAATTGCCGCCAGTAGCACCGCTTCTATGACCACAGGAACATGGTGGCTACcaagctcaattgaaatTCAATCACAAACTTCAAATGCAGGCACCTCGTCGTTCAACCCCAGCGTTACCGCCATCCTACCTCATGTTATAGCGCCACAAAGCACTGTTATTCCTGCACCAGGTACGACGAAAATTACTATAGGGTTTGATCGAGAATTGAACTTCGagtttcttgttgatcatCCTCAGAGTTCAGCCCAGATTTTCGCTTTCCTACCGTCTGTCCTGGTCTATCCTTTCAGCGCAAATCAAATCAAGGACTTCAATGGATCTAAAAACAGAAATGGCAAATTCATAGCAACATGTGTCCAAAGCGGTACAACGACAGTTGCACCCGACTCTTattctttccaagaaattgGGATTAACCTCAAACAAACCAACGAATATTCTTTTGTCAATGTGTCAGATGTGACAGTCATTGAAATCCAGCCAATGACTCTTAAACAGAGGAACTATCTGCTGTCTATAGCAGTCGTGTATTTTCCAGACGATTTCGTGTCCGAACTCCAAAGCTATATCACCAATACGACTTCTGGTTTATATCACAACCCGAATCCAACTCTCTACGCCCTTGCACAGCTGATTGATCCTTCAATACCGCTTACGGGGTTGGTGGATGGCTCAGCAGGCGGTTCCTCTCCAGTTTCCTCCCAGGATCCACACAGCCATTCGCAACCAGATgcttccaaagcttcaTCTAGCGATGGAGAATCGGGGAGCTTAGAGAGTACGGTGAATTCGCAAATCACTTTCGCCATAACGAAGAGGCTAGTAGCATATCTCATTTGCCTTGTCTTCGGCACGCTGCTATGGATTGTAGCGAGCCTTTTGATGCACAGGTATGTTCAAAATGTCAGGAACAGAGGCGCAAATATGCCCATTATCATCGAGGATTACGAAAAGCGAGAATATTTATCAGCTGATGTGACTAGCCTTCATTCTGCCATTAGCAGTGCACCAAACTGCAATGGCAATATCACTCAAAGAATCAACAAGGAAGCTGCTTCAGATCAACATTTGCCAGGAGATCTTGTAATAACAGGTGACAATACTGTTTACAGTGTTTCTCATGATTTGGAATATTATGTTGCTGAGGATGGCAGTTTCTATTATGCCGGCGCTTTGGACTCCACTACTGACGGAAATGAAAGTACTAAACATACTTCGCCCGATATGGAAGACATTGACGACTTTTTATACTCTGCCGAGCAGCAACGTTCAAGCCTGGCCATGAACGAAACTTCCTATGACATTGGAAGCCTTgagattgatgatgagggAAATTTCGTTGTATCTGACCCTAGTGAAGAGATCGAACCGATTGCACTCGAGACCGATAACTCAGAAACCGTCGAGTCCTATAACAATAGAAATCTCTACAAAATGACTGAGACTACGAACTCATACCAAAGCTCAAACGAAGCGGCTCAACCAACTGATACCCGGGAGGCCAGTGATCCTTCTTGGCCTATCCAACGTTTCGGCCACGGTTCTATAAGCAGAGCAGCTTATGGCACATATTCCACAGACAATAGTGACAATGTTGCTCAATACCTGCCTGGCGGCGATTCCATCGACGAATACCTGTATGATGGGCTGATCGATGACTTTTCCGCTAGCGGTCCCCTCGAAGTGCagattgatgaaatggaCGATGATGTTATTGATATTCACGTAAACGACCTGGACGAGCTCGACGAAGAGATGTACAGAAGACTATCCAAATTAATGGAACACCAACAAAACAATGAGAGCGGAAATCTCCATATTTCGAATGTCATCGCGGCCAAAGCGCAAAGAAGTGAGATaaagccaagaagcagtGGCAGACGCAATGACTTTCAATTTTAA